One segment of Cervus canadensis isolate Bull #8, Minnesota chromosome 32, ASM1932006v1, whole genome shotgun sequence DNA contains the following:
- the LOC122433566 gene encoding protein transport protein sec31-like: MVTTRGHTRPVVTRASRARGLRPDGRVLPEPGPKARLGAPQTTGQLRDPGFPSGHCVYFPQRARPRGGRRAGPGPGQSPLPGSTWARGGAGRGGAPRPARRPAAVTKQRGTAHPRRPPANPARLLPGRTSPGDTSPSATPRLGPGTERAPAPPEPANQRAGHAQPAGSLARSLARSRAGPSRVRRPPPHHHTPHRRRAARAHPQRRPAGVVVSDSSPPMRRRGTLDYDSQEASCRPARSPRTRRARRPALSGKDCQWRRGWWERGTWLHLGPARLPEWGRGAGTQG, from the exons ATGGTGACCACGCGAGGACACACCAGGCCGGTGGTGACACGAGCTTCCAGAGCACGAGGCCTGAGGCCTGATGGGCGGGTCCTCCCAGAGCCGGGCCCGAAGGCCAGGCTGGGGGCGCCCCAGACCACCGGCCAGCTCCGAGACCCCG GTTTTCCTTCCGGTCATTGTGTTTATTTCCCCCAAAGAGCAAGGCCCCGCGGGGGCAGGCGCGCCGGCCCGGGCCCGGGACAAAGCCCACTCCCGGGCTCCACCTGGGcgcggggaggggcagggaggggcggcGCTCCGCGGCCCGCCCGCCGGCCGGCCGCAGTTACCAAGCAGCGCGGCACCGCCCACCCCCGCCGCCCGCCGGCCAATCCGGCGCGTCTGCTGCCCGGGCGCACGAGCCCCGGAGACACCAGTCCGAGCGCGACCCCACGGCTGGGGCCTGGCACCGAGCGCGCACCCGCACCGCCCGAGCCGGCCAATCAGCGGGCCGGGCATGCGCAGCCCGCAGgctcgctcgctcgctcgctcgctcgctcgcGCGCGGGGCCCTCACGCGTgaggcgcccccccccccaccaccacacgCCGCACCG AAGGCGCGCTGCGCGTGCGCACCCGCAGCGCCGCCCAGCGGGAGTTGTAGTCTCTGATTCGTCCCCACCAATGCGACGGCGGGGGACACTGGACTACGACTCCCAGGAAGCCTCGTGCCGACCAGCCCGGAGCCCGAGGACGCGGCGAGCTCGGCGCCCGGCCCTCTCGGGCAAGGACTGTCAATGGAGGCGCGGGTGGTGGGAGCGAGGAACATGGCTGCACCTGGGGCCTGCGCGGCTGCccgagtgggggaggggagcggggacGCAGGGATGA